ACCCTTTGGGCGCTTCGCAGGCACTTACTCTCATCGTTGTTACTTCTTAAAAGGGAATGCCATTCTTGCAAAGTAACGCCTTGATATTAAGCACCTGTGAAACGCTGAATTCTGCATTTTGAGGTGGCTTGGATATATGCACACTACACCAATGTAAAGGATAAACACTTGAATGAACAAGACCTTTCGGTTATTAACCAAGATAAATGGTTTAAAAATCGAGCACAATTATTTAGGGACAAGCTAGTAAAAAATGCTAAATTAATCACCTTAAATGCCGGTGATGCATTGTTTTTGCGTGGTGATGAAAATAATGGTCTGTATTGTGTTATTAATGGCGTGCTTAGAGTTTCTGGCGTTAATAACCAAGGCAAAGAAGCTGTACTCAGTTTTGTAACCAGTGCAATGTGGTTTGGTGAAGTTGCTTTGTTTGATGGTGGTCAACGCACCCACGATGTGTATGCACAAACTACGGTAAGGCTTTTACACGTATCAGAACGGGCATTAACTCAGTTATTACAAGATCATCCCGCTTATTGGCATGATTTTGGGCTGTTGCTTACTAACAAAGTGCGAAATCTGTTTGATTCATTAGAAGATCACGCATTACTAACGGCAAAGCAAAAGGTGATTAAGCGCCTATACATGCTTTATCAGTCATCACTGCAAAACTGTTTGCCGCTTACTCAGCAACAACTTGCCGATATGACCTATCTAACACGGCAAACTGTTAATCAAATTTTGCAATCCCTGCAAGCTGATTCAATTATTAATCTTAAATATCAAACGATTGAAATAATTGATATCGATAAATTGCAATCTCAATGCTAGTTTGGAACTAAAATTGCTACAAAGCTGTAATCAAGCTTAAACGGAAGACAACTTGTGGCAATTACGTTTCATAATCAATATAACCCTTATCACACTTCGGCTGCTACTAAGCTGTCGCAAACGGCCCGCCCTGAGGGTGTGAAGGCCATGCATACGCCTGCACCTTCAGCACAACAACTGTTGCAAAAGCACTCACAGCCCAGCTCTTTTCTAGCACAGGCGCAAGAAGCCTTGGTTTATCAGCGACTCGGTGTTGATAAAGAGAAAATTGACGAAATAAAAGCGCAAATAGAAAAACTAGCGGAACAAATGCAGCAACAAGGTGCCGACACCAAAGCACTGCAAGAAAAAATGAATGAGCTGCAAGCGATGCTTGATGAAGAGTATCAAAAAGGACGCGAACGCATGGATATGCAGCCAGAGGCCGATAAAGGCAAGATAATTGATGCGCTGCTTTGATATGCGAGTTTAATAGAGCTAGTTAAAATGTCGGATAGTTGACATTCTTGCTAGTAAATTATCTGCTAATCTGAGTTTTGAACACAGTTTTGGCAGGAAAATATAATGAAAACATTAAAACAACAACTGACAAATTACGCCCTTTATCACCGTTCTAAACGCAATATTTACACCCACTTTATTGGCATTCCATTAATTGTGTTTGCAATTATTTGTTTATTGCAACGCGTCACGCTTATCTCTGAGCCTGTTGTCATCTCTTTAGCAACCGTGGTGATTGGGCTCACTTGTCTCTATTACTTAATGCTTAGTTTATCGATGGGGTTAATTATGGCTGTATGCTTAAGTGTGTTAAGCATTGCTGCTGAGCCTGTGGTGTCGCTTTCAACACAATTATGGCTAGCCTTAAGTATTGGCAGTTTCGTTGTTGGTTGGGTTTTTCAGTTTATTGGTCATTATTTTGAAGGTAAAAAGCCAGCCTTTGTTGACGATTTAATTGGTTTGGTAATAGGGCCTTTATTTGTATTAGCCGAGTTCTTGATTATGCTTGGCTTTTATAAAGATATTGCTGATTATATCGAACAATATGCTGGGCCTAACAAAGCATAACAACAATAATAAGGAACACATATGCAATTAAATGGTAAAACAGTTTGGGTAACTGGGGCATCTTCTGGAATTGGTGAAGCACTTTGTGAGCAACTGGCGGCAAAAGGGGCAACGCTAATATTGTCTGCCCGCAATGAAGATAAACTCAATAAGCTGAATAAACGACTCGGTGGTAATCATCACGTAGTCCCCCTTGATTTGGCAAAACCCGAAGCCTTACTTGAAGATATGCCTACGGTGATAGAGCGACTTGGCCAAGTTGATGTGCTTATCAATAACGGTGGGGTGTCGCAGCGTAGCTTATTTTTAGAAAATGAATTTACGGTTTATCGCCAACTGATGGAAGTGAATTACTTTGGTTTAATTGCCTTAACTAAGGCGGTCGTACCGCAAATGGTGAAGCAAGGTATGGGGATGGTGGTCTCAATTAGCAGTGTCGCAGGTAAAGTTGGTTCGAAGTTTAGAACTGGTTATTCGGGCTCTAAGTATGCGGTAGTTGGCTTCATGGATTGCTTAAGAGCAGAATTAGCCGATAAAAACATTAATTGCCTGACCATTTGCCCAGGTTCAATTAAAACAGCCATTGCACATAACTCATTAGATGGCCAAGGTAAGCCACAAAATAAGCCAGAGCATTCAATTGAGAACGGCATGGATGTCGCTAAAGCCGCTGCAAAAATGATTAAAGCCATTGAAGCTGAAAAAGATGAGGTTGTAATTGGTGAAGGCATAAGTGGTTTAGCACCGACCATTAAGCGCTTCTTTCCGAGCTTCTTTAATCGGCTAACGGCAAAAATGAATTACCGATAATTCGCTATTATTTATTAGTAAATGATTCTCAGTAAACAATGTGCAACATGGCTTGCACATTTTTTGTACCAAACGGTCGAATTATTATCACTATAATCTATAAAAGGCACTAGTTTGCTATGGTTAAACGGGGATAGATTAGCTTACAATGGGGTAAAAGTAGTCCAAACAAGAGAGAATAACAATGGCCGCATTTGGTACTGTATTTATGCCACAAATGATCCAAGCACGTTTTGCTGATAACTCATGGAGTGAAAGCGCGCTGGTCCCATCTGATAAAATCGAATTACATGCGGGTGCTCACGTATTACATTACTCAAGCACCTGTTTTGAAGGATTAAAAGCATTTCGTCACGAAGATGGCTCGGTCTATATCTTTCGTATGGATGCTAACATTGCTCGTATGAAACAAAGCTCTAAGTTACTAAACTTACCTGACTTTGAAGAAAGCATGCTCGAGCAAATGATCAAAGACATTGTAAAAGAGTACGCAGACGAAACACCAACACCTCCGGGTTCTATGTATATTCGCCCAACTCACATTGGTACAGAAGCAGCAATTGGTAAAGCCGCTGCACCGTCAATGAGCTCACTTCTTTATGTATTACTTTCGCCAGTGGGTGATTATTTTTCAGGTGGTGCAACGGCATTACGCGTATTACTTGAAGAAGACGGCATGCGCTGTGCTCCACACATGGGTATGGTTAAAAGTGGTGGTAACTACGCAAGTGCATTAGGCCCAATCTTAGAGGCTCGTTCAGAACATCAAGCAGACCAAATTTTGTTCTGCCCAGGTGGCGATGTTCAAGAGACTGGTGCTGCAAACTTTATTCTAATTGATGGTGATGAAATCATCACAAAAGCGCTTGATAGCACATTCTTACACGGCGTGACGCGTAATAGTATTTTAACGATTGCGAAAGATTTAGGTATGACGGTATCTGAGCGTAATTTTACCGTTTCTGAGTTGCTTGAAAGAGCTGCTAAGCCAGGAACTGAAGCAGCGTTATCGGGTACTGCTGCGGTACTTACTTCGGTTGGTACGCTTATTCATAACGACCAAGAGTTTAAAGTAGGCTCGGGTGAGCCGGGTGAGAAAGTCGCTAAATTACGTCAAGCACTGAATGATATTCAATGGGGTAAATCAGCAGATACACATGGTTGGTTAACAAAAGTATAATCCCAAGAGTGTTTACTTGTGTAAATTTATAAGAGCCACGCCAATGCGTGGCTTTTTGTTTTTACATTGGTTTACAGCGCATTTCGTGATTAACCGCAAATAACTAGACATTCTAATGTATTAATTTTACTTTCATTTCATTAACAATAACTAAAAGTAAAGTGATTATGATCAAGAAAACATTAGCATGTGCAATTGTTGTTGCATTGGCGGGTTGCGGTGAATCTACCCCTACAAAAACAGAACAAACAGTAAAAACTGCAGAGGTTAAAGCTGCTGTGAATTATCCAGAAACTAAAAAAGGCAATGTTGTCGACGAATACTTCGGTGAGAAAGTAGCCGATCCATATCGTTGGTTAGAAGACGATATGAGCGACGAAACTGCACAGTGGGTAAAAGCCGAAAATGACGTTACTTTTTCTTATCTAAAAAATATTCCTTATCGCGATGAACTTAAAACTACACTCGAAAAGTTAATGAATTATGAAAAAGTGACAGCCCCATTCAAAGAAGGTGAGTACACTTATTTTTATAAAAACGATGGCCTGCAAAATCAGTACGTGGTGTATCGTAAAAAAGGTGACTCAGAAGCTGAAGTTTTCTTAGATCCTAATACCTTCAGTGCTGATGGAACAACATCAATGTCGGGCTTAACTTTTACAGAAGACGGCACCTTAACTGCCTATCAAATTTCTGAAGGTGGTAGTGACTGGCGTAAAATCATTATTATTGATACGGCAACAAAACAGCCTATTGAAGAGGCATTAGTCGATGTTAAATTCAGCGGTATCTCTTGGTTTGGTAATGAAGGCTTCTATTACTCAAGCTACGATAAGCCAAAAGGAAGTGAGCTTTCTGCAAAAACGGATCAACATAAAGTTTATTATCACAAATTAGGCACAGCGCAAGCTGATGACCAATTAATTTATGGTGGCACAGAAGCACAGAAACATCGCTATATTGGTGCTGAGGTTACTCGTGACAATCGCTATTTAATTATTGCTGCAAGCACTTCGACATCAGGTAATAAGTTATTTATCAAAGATTTAACTAAGCCTGATAGCAAGTTAGTGACAATTTTAGATAATACAGACTCAGATACATCAATTATAGATAATGACGGTACAAAGCTTTATTTAGTGACTAACTTAAACGCACCAAATAAGCGTGTTGTTACTGTGGATGCTGCTGATCCAAGTCCTGACAACTGGCAAGATTTAATCCCTGAAACTGAGAATGTATTGAGCATTTCAAAGGGCGGTAATTACTTCTTTGCTAAGTATATGGTTGATGCTATATCGCAAGTAAAGCAATACGATAAATCAGGTAAACTTGTGCGTGATATCAGCTTACCAGGTGTGGGTACCGCGTATGGCTTTAGCGGTAAACATGATGCACCAACACTGTATTATTCATTCACTAATTACACCACTCCAGGCAACATTTACTCGTTTAATGTTGAGTCTGGCGAGTCTGATGTGTATCGCAAGTCAGGCGCTAAATTTAACAGCGAAGAATATACTTCAGAACAAGTGTTCTACACATCGAAAGATGGCACTAAAGTTCCGATGATTATTTCGTACAAGAAAGGCACCGAGCTTAATGGTAAAAATCCAACTATCTTATATGGCTACGGTGGTTTTAATGTAAGCTTAACGCCAAGTTACAGCCCGACAGTTGCTGCATGGCTTGAGCATGGTGGTGTTTATGCTGTTGCTAATATTCGTGGTGGTGGCGAATACGGTAAAGAATGGCATGTAAATGGCACACAGCTTAAGAAACAAAATGTATTTGATGACTTTATTGCGGCGGCTGAGTACTTAAACGAAAAACAATACAGCTCACCTGATTATCTGGCGGTACGTGGTGGCTCTAATGGTGGCTTGTTAGTTGGTGCGGTTATGACACAGCGCCCTGAGTTATTTAAAGTCGCGTTACCTGCTGTAGGTGTTTTAGATATGCTGCGTTACCACACCTTTACAGCGGGTGCTGGTTGGGCGTATGACTACGGCACCAGTGAACAAAGTAAAGAAATGTTCGATTACTTAAAAGGCTACTCACCTGTGCACAATGTTAAAGCGGGTGTTAGCTACCCAGCAACCTTAGTGACAACAGGGGACCATGATGACCGTGTAGTGCCTGCGCATTCATTTAAGTTTGCTGCTGAACTGCAAGAAAAAGGTGCGAAACAAAACCCATATCTTATTCGCATTGAAACAAATGCTGGGCATGGTGCAGGTACGCCAACAAGTAAGATCATCGACCAATATGCTGATATTTATGGTTTTACCCTCTATAACATGGGTATTAAATCGCTATAAGGAAGTGTTTGCTTAACGAACATTTAAAACGCCGAGCTTAAGCTCGGCGTTTATATATCCATCAAATTAACTTTTATAAATCTATTCCCAGTGCGAAAATCATTTTGTAATCTTCTTTTTCTGGTACCACACCGTTTTCATCGGCAATAGGGTCGGCTAAGTAATCCCATACTATTGACATGTCAAAATCGATATCATCTGTGATCTCAAATTCAAACGCAGCCATTGCATATTGTGAATCACCCCCGGCGTTACTATTAGCCGTCAAATAACGATAATTAAGTGAAAAATCAATTTTCTTGGTTACTTCTAATTCATAATTTGTAGATATGAACCAAGACATTGATGAGTTGCTTTCATCTTCGCCTTCAGCAACAGTGTCAAATTGCGTTTTTTGGTATGCTGGCCCTGCTGTAAAATCCCATTCTGTTTTATCTGTATCCATTACATAGTAACCAACACCTGCGCCCACAGTGTATTTATTAGCGATATTTTGGAACGGATCACGATAGTACTCAAAGAAAATAGGGCGGTAATACATTTTTTGTGTATAAAACCAGTCATAAGTGCCGTTAGCACGAATGTTGTTTTTAGTAACTTGATTATCGCTGGTAGTCCGGTAGCCCAAAATTTCAGATAAAAAACGACTAGATGCAGTACGGCGTTTGATATCAGCTTTAACAGAATACTCAGTTTGGTCAGTATTACCGCGAGCTAAATCTGCACCCATCGACAATTTTATAGTCCATGCACTAAGTTCACTTTCTACTGAAGGAGCAATAGAGACTAAATCGCGATAACGGTACTTAGCAGGTTGTTCACCCACTTTGATAAAACCACCGGATATATTAAGTGCACCGCTGAGCTCCTTCCCATCGTTAAAACGAACTGTATGGTGGCGGTCAGAGATAATCATGTAGACATCTTCACGATCGATTATTAATGTGTCGAGCACATCACTATCGAACTCGATCTCTTTATCATACATTGAGACAAGTTCACCTTTAAGCCACTCACCAGAGTTTAGTCGTATCCAATCAAATCGAGAAGCATCTTTAATTATTAAATTTCGCTCTTCAAGTAACGGATCAGGAAGTTGTTCTGCGCTATAGCAGGTAAATGTACTTACCATTATAGCGCTTAAAAGTAGGTGTTTTTTGAGCATCATTTCAATCCCTGTTAAATAGAATGCATCCTAAGAGGAGTGGTTATTTTCTAATAACCTGTTTAATTTTAGAACAGTTTTCAGCTGTATTCAAAAACTAGTCAAGAAGTTGGTAAAAACAACCTCTGATATGTTTTATAGGCATATTCATCACTCATCCCAGCCAAGTAATCACAAATTATACGCATAGCATTATCTTCTTGCTGATGAGCGTTAAGCCACATGTCTTGGGTTGTTTCAGGTAATAAACGCATGGGGTCACTAGCAAAGGCACTAAATAATTCAATTAGCAGATTTTGCCCTTTAAACTCAACTTGCTGCATTTTTGGCTCGCGAATTAACCGTTTAAAAACAAAATGCTTTAGCACGTTGAGAATTTCAGCAAATTCATCAGGTAGACTTACAGTGTACTGTAATATTTCAGATTCAAAATCAGCATTTTGTACTATTAATTTGGCATTAATTATAAAGGTGTTAACCAACTCACCAATGGCGTCCTTTCTTTCATATTCATGATGGGAAAACAGTCTAGCTGTAATCGAACTTAAGTGTGTTGTTAACCAAGCAGAGTCTAATTCTTGTAATTGTACTAAGGCATGGTTTTGCCAATCTGCAAGGGTTAAAACTTCAGTGGCTATGGCGTCTTCTAAATCGTGTACGGCATAAGCAATATCGTCAGCCAATTCCATAATTGCTGAATCTATTGATTTATAGTGAGTTTTAGCTCTAAATTCATCAACCTTATAGTGACTGCTCAGTAGTTGTTTATCATTATTCGACAGTGGGTCAATAATCCAATCGAAAATATCTTTATCATCTTGATACAGACCTTTAGCTGGTCGCCAATGGTCGGCTTTGATAAAGCTACGCTGTTCACTTTTTGGTGGAATGGTGTGCCACAAGTCATCAATAAAGGCTGGGTATTTAATAAAGCCAAGCAAGGTGCGTCTGGTTAGATTCATGCCATATCCATTAGAATAAGGCTCAAGTTTAGAAACAATTCTCAGGGTTTGGGCATTACCTTCAAAACCACCATGATCGCGCATCATGTAGTTTAATGCTATTTCACCACCATGACCGAAAGGTGGATGACCGATATCATGAGCAAGGCATAAGGTTTCAAGTAAACTACCACTCGGAAAATTCGTAAATTCAGGGTGTTGCTTTTTTAAGTGGCGTAATAATCCACTACCAATTTGTGCAACTTCTAAAGAATGAGTAAGGCGAGTTCGGTAAAAATCATTTAAGCCAATACCCATAATTTGGGTTTTAGCCTGCAGACGCCTAAATGCTGCAGCATGTATGATACGAGAGCGGTCAACTTGCCAAGCTGAGCGGTTATCGTTGGGACGATATTTTTGCTGATCAATAATGCGAGCTTGCCAAGATTGGCACATAAAAATAACCTTCCTATTTCTCGTTTGGTTGCATTTAAGTATACGCAAGCGCTTGAAAATTGCGAGTAAATTGGCGGTTCATAACGCTTCTTTAGTTATACTTTAAGAAACTATCTCAGGGCTAATTCGCCAAAAAATGTCTGCTTTGGTATACTTCGCCATTGTGTGTGCGTGAAGTTACCGCATATTAGTAAAAGTTTATTTGAGAGAATACATGCTGAATTACGTTTTTAGAGCTTTACTGGCCGCTTTTTTTGCATGGGCGTTGTTG
The nucleotide sequence above comes from Pseudoalteromonas shioyasakiensis. Encoded proteins:
- a CDS encoding SDR family oxidoreductase, coding for MQLNGKTVWVTGASSGIGEALCEQLAAKGATLILSARNEDKLNKLNKRLGGNHHVVPLDLAKPEALLEDMPTVIERLGQVDVLINNGGVSQRSLFLENEFTVYRQLMEVNYFGLIALTKAVVPQMVKQGMGMVVSISSVAGKVGSKFRTGYSGSKYAVVGFMDCLRAELADKNINCLTICPGSIKTAIAHNSLDGQGKPQNKPEHSIENGMDVAKAAAKMIKAIEAEKDEVVIGEGISGLAPTIKRFFPSFFNRLTAKMNYR
- a CDS encoding deoxyguanosinetriphosphate triphosphohydrolase family protein, with the translated sequence MCQSWQARIIDQQKYRPNDNRSAWQVDRSRIIHAAAFRRLQAKTQIMGIGLNDFYRTRLTHSLEVAQIGSGLLRHLKKQHPEFTNFPSGSLLETLCLAHDIGHPPFGHGGEIALNYMMRDHGGFEGNAQTLRIVSKLEPYSNGYGMNLTRRTLLGFIKYPAFIDDLWHTIPPKSEQRSFIKADHWRPAKGLYQDDKDIFDWIIDPLSNNDKQLLSSHYKVDEFRAKTHYKSIDSAIMELADDIAYAVHDLEDAIATEVLTLADWQNHALVQLQELDSAWLTTHLSSITARLFSHHEYERKDAIGELVNTFIINAKLIVQNADFESEILQYTVSLPDEFAEILNVLKHFVFKRLIREPKMQQVEFKGQNLLIELFSAFASDPMRLLPETTQDMWLNAHQQEDNAMRIICDYLAGMSDEYAYKTYQRLFLPTS
- a CDS encoding DUF962 domain-containing protein — its product is MKTLKQQLTNYALYHRSKRNIYTHFIGIPLIVFAIICLLQRVTLISEPVVISLATVVIGLTCLYYLMLSLSMGLIMAVCLSVLSIAAEPVVSLSTQLWLALSIGSFVVGWVFQFIGHYFEGKKPAFVDDLIGLVIGPLFVLAEFLIMLGFYKDIADYIEQYAGPNKA
- a CDS encoding branched-chain amino acid aminotransferase codes for the protein MAAFGTVFMPQMIQARFADNSWSESALVPSDKIELHAGAHVLHYSSTCFEGLKAFRHEDGSVYIFRMDANIARMKQSSKLLNLPDFEESMLEQMIKDIVKEYADETPTPPGSMYIRPTHIGTEAAIGKAAAPSMSSLLYVLLSPVGDYFSGGATALRVLLEEDGMRCAPHMGMVKSGGNYASALGPILEARSEHQADQILFCPGGDVQETGAANFILIDGDEIITKALDSTFLHGVTRNSILTIAKDLGMTVSERNFTVSELLERAAKPGTEAALSGTAAVLTSVGTLIHNDQEFKVGSGEPGEKVAKLRQALNDIQWGKSADTHGWLTKV
- a CDS encoding Crp/Fnr family transcriptional regulator, whose protein sequence is MNEQDLSVINQDKWFKNRAQLFRDKLVKNAKLITLNAGDALFLRGDENNGLYCVINGVLRVSGVNNQGKEAVLSFVTSAMWFGEVALFDGGQRTHDVYAQTTVRLLHVSERALTQLLQDHPAYWHDFGLLLTNKVRNLFDSLEDHALLTAKQKVIKRLYMLYQSSLQNCLPLTQQQLADMTYLTRQTVNQILQSLQADSIINLKYQTIEIIDIDKLQSQC
- a CDS encoding DUF481 domain-containing protein → MVSTFTCYSAEQLPDPLLEERNLIIKDASRFDWIRLNSGEWLKGELVSMYDKEIEFDSDVLDTLIIDREDVYMIISDRHHTVRFNDGKELSGALNISGGFIKVGEQPAKYRYRDLVSIAPSVESELSAWTIKLSMGADLARGNTDQTEYSVKADIKRRTASSRFLSEILGYRTTSDNQVTKNNIRANGTYDWFYTQKMYYRPIFFEYYRDPFQNIANKYTVGAGVGYYVMDTDKTEWDFTAGPAYQKTQFDTVAEGEDESNSSMSWFISTNYELEVTKKIDFSLNYRYLTANSNAGGDSQYAMAAFEFEITDDIDFDMSIVWDYLADPIADENGVVPEKEDYKMIFALGIDL
- a CDS encoding S9 family peptidase, producing the protein MIKKTLACAIVVALAGCGESTPTKTEQTVKTAEVKAAVNYPETKKGNVVDEYFGEKVADPYRWLEDDMSDETAQWVKAENDVTFSYLKNIPYRDELKTTLEKLMNYEKVTAPFKEGEYTYFYKNDGLQNQYVVYRKKGDSEAEVFLDPNTFSADGTTSMSGLTFTEDGTLTAYQISEGGSDWRKIIIIDTATKQPIEEALVDVKFSGISWFGNEGFYYSSYDKPKGSELSAKTDQHKVYYHKLGTAQADDQLIYGGTEAQKHRYIGAEVTRDNRYLIIAASTSTSGNKLFIKDLTKPDSKLVTILDNTDSDTSIIDNDGTKLYLVTNLNAPNKRVVTVDAADPSPDNWQDLIPETENVLSISKGGNYFFAKYMVDAISQVKQYDKSGKLVRDISLPGVGTAYGFSGKHDAPTLYYSFTNYTTPGNIYSFNVESGESDVYRKSGAKFNSEEYTSEQVFYTSKDGTKVPMIISYKKGTELNGKNPTILYGYGGFNVSLTPSYSPTVAAWLEHGGVYAVANIRGGGEYGKEWHVNGTQLKKQNVFDDFIAAAEYLNEKQYSSPDYLAVRGGSNGGLLVGAVMTQRPELFKVALPAVGVLDMLRYHTFTAGAGWAYDYGTSEQSKEMFDYLKGYSPVHNVKAGVSYPATLVTTGDHDDRVVPAHSFKFAAELQEKGAKQNPYLIRIETNAGHGAGTPTSKIIDQYADIYGFTLYNMGIKSL